From one Lycium barbarum isolate Lr01 chromosome 6, ASM1917538v2, whole genome shotgun sequence genomic stretch:
- the LOC132644316 gene encoding uncharacterized protein LOC132644316 gives MITNFFKPQASNTIPSSPLPSSHLPSSSSPVNLFNASDNDKVLADLDLKSDPAERKQMSKFSPNIRDRVRRYYILKKPCQPEEFEFPSRDIGGELRRFNPDWFDDPYSQWLEYSVKKDAAFCLCCYLFKNELGGYGRKVSDAFTTKGFRNWNKGIERLKKHVGEVNSVHTRCFMMMLDLMNQEQSILTSFDKPFEKFKGDYRVRLNASVDVIRYLLKEGMPFRGHNECVTSTRRGHFLDLLKWYADKKEDVKNVVLEKAPKNNTTTSPDIQKDIVNSCAKEIVNAIIEDLNGDYFGILVDESKDVSHKEQMALVLRYVNKEGKVIERFLGLVHVKDTSAKSLKEAIYSLLLDHSLSQSQIRGQGYDGASNMQGEINGLKTLILKDNSSAYCVHCFAHQLQLTLVAVAKKHHDVNNFFDILANVLNIVGGSFKRREMLRDDQAEKLEELLVLGEVHTGSGLNQELGLQRPGDTRWGSHFKTVRNFISLFSSIVHVLGVLANEGANYHEKAMAKSLVEDIRSYEFIYMLHLMLKILAITYDLNMALQRKDQDIVSAMKLVDFTKRILQSMRESEWNSLVEDVSLFCEKNGIMIPEMNEKYGLGKSKRKSSSVIYSHHLRVEVFYAVIDLQLSELNNRFSEVNTDLLLGMASLSPENSFANYDKNRIMKLATYYPNEFGASKLDDLSFDLDNYIYCVREVDKDFSNLKGLGDLSMALVKSNMHKTWGLVYLLVKLSLILPVATATVERAFSSMKFIKNDLRSRISDGFLNDCLVCYIEDEVFESVPNDAIIDRFQKMTTRRVQL, from the coding sequence ATGATCACGAATTTCTTCAAGCCTCAGGCTTCAAATACTATTCCTAGCTCTCCTTTGCCAAGTTCTCATTTGCCAAGTTCTTCGTCGCCTGTCAATCTTTTCAATGCATCGGATAATGACAAAGTGTTGGCTGATTTGGATCTTAAATCAGATCCTGCTGAAAGAAAACAAATGTCGAAATTTTCTCCTAATATACGTGACCGAGTGAGGAGATATTACATACTAAAGAAACCTTGCCAACCTGAAGAATTTGAATTTCCAAGTAGAGATATTGGAGGAGAATTGCGTCGTTTTAATCCCGATTGGTTTGACGATCCATATTCTCAATGGTTAGAATATAGTGTTAAAAAAGATGCAGCATTTTGCTTATGTTGTTACTTGTTTAAAAATGAGCTTGGAGGATATGGAAGAAAAGTAAGTGATGCTTTCACAACGAAAGGTTTTCGAAATTGGAATAAAGGTATAGAAAGGCTTAAAAAGCATGTGGGAGAAGTGAATAGTGTTCATACTCGATGTTTCATGATGATGCTAGATTTGATGAATCAAGAACAATCTATTCTAACTTCATTTGACAAGCCTTTTGAGAAATTTAAAGGTGATTATCGGGTTCGCTTGAATGCTTCGGTTGATGTGATAAGGTATCTTTTAAAAGAAGGAATGCCTTTCCGGGGTCACAATGAGTGTGTAACTTCTACAAGAAGGGGTCATTTTCTAGATCTCTTAAAGTGGTATGCCGATAAGAAGGAAGATGTGAAAAATGTGGTACTAGAAAAAGCTCCAAAAAATAACACCACGACTTCTCCCGATATCCAAAAAGACATTGTGAATTCTTGTGCAAAAGAAATAGTGAATGCAATTATTGAAGACTTGAACGGAGATTACTTTGGGATATTGGTTGATGAGTCTAAGGATGTTTCTCATAAGGAACAAATGGCTCTTGTCTTGAGATATGTAAACAAGGAGGGTAAAGTTATTGAGCGTTTTCTTGGTCTTGTTCATGTGAAAGATACATCTGCAAAGTCATTGAAAGAAGCGATCTATTCTTTGCTTTTAGACCATTCTTTGAGTCAATCTCAAATACGGGGACAAGGTTATGATGGAGCTAGTAACATGCAAGGAGAAATTAATGGTCTTAAAACTCTGATTCTGAAAGATAATTCTTCGGCATATTGCGTACATTGCTTTGCTCATCAATTGCAATTAACTCTTGTAGCCGTTGCAAAAAAACATCATGATGTGAATAATTTTTTTGACATTCTTGCCAATGTTTTAAATATCGTTGGAGGTTCTTTTAAGCGTAGGGAGATGCTTCGAGATGATCAAGCTGAAAAATTAGAGGAATTACTAGTGCTCGGTGAAGTTCATACAGGAAGTGGATTAAATCAAGAACTTGGACTTCAAAGGCCTGGTGATACCCGTTGGGGATCTCATTTTAAGACGGTACGTAACTTCATTTCCTTATTCTCATCAATTGTGCATGTACTTGGAGTTCTTGCAAATGAGGGTGCAAATTATCATGAGAAAGCAATGGCAAAAAGTCTAGTGGAAGACATTAGATCTTATGAGTTTATCTACATGTTGCATTTGATGTTGAAAATTTTGGCGATTACATATGATTTGAATATGGCTTTGCAACGAAAAGATCAAGATATTGTTAGTGCTATGAAGCTTGTTGATTTCACAAAAAGAATATTGCAATCAATGAGGGAATCTGAATGGAATTCTTTGGTAGAAGACGTCTCCTTATTTTGTGAAAAGAATGGTATTATGATCCCTGAAATGAATGAGAAGTATGGTCTTGGAAAGTCGAAGCGTAAAAGCTCAAGTGTTATATATTCTCATCATTTGCGTGTGGAAGTTTTTTATGCTGTTATTGATTTGCAACTTTCAGAGCTTAACAATCGTTTTAGTGAAGTGAATACTGATCTACTTCTTGGCATGGCTAGTTTGAGTCCCGAGAATTCTTTTGCAAATTATGATAAAAACAGGATCATGAAGCTTGCTACTTATTATCCAAATGAGTTCGGTGCTTCCAAgcttgatgatcttagttttgaTCTTGACAATTATATTTACTGTGTGAGAGAAGTGGACAAagatttttcaaatttgaaaggaCTTGGAGATCTTTCGATGGCGTTGGTTAAATCAAATATGCACAAGACATGGGGACTTGTTTATTTGCTTGTGAAGTTAAGCTTGATATTACCTGTGGCTACTGCAACAGTGGAAAGAGCTTTTTCCTCAATGAAGTTTATTAAAAATGACTTGCGAAGTAGAATTAGTGATGGCTTTTTGAatgattgtttagtttgttaTATAGAGGATGAAGTATTTGAAAGTGTACCTAATGATGCGATCATTGATCGTTTTCAAAAGATGACAACTCGTCGAGTGCAATTGTAA